The following are from one region of the Tenacibaculum dicentrarchi genome:
- a CDS encoding 3-hydroxyacyl-CoA dehydrogenase family protein produces the protein MKNIAVIGAGTMGNGIAHTFAQFGYTVQLIDISQTALNKGIATITKNLDRMLGKEKISEEDKKNTLQNISTHTSIKKGVQNADLVVEAATENLALKLKIFKELDEVCPEKTILASNTSSISITQIAAVTNRPEKVIGMHFMNPVPIMKLVEIISGYNTADDVLNFTVDLSKKIGKTPVKVNDYPGFVANRILMPMLNEAIETLYNGVAGVAEIDTVMKLGMAHPMGPLQLADFIGLDVCLSILNVLYDGFKKPKYAPCPLLVNMVNAGKLGVKSGEGFYDYSENRKAEKVAKMFL, from the coding sequence ATGAAAAACATCGCTGTAATAGGAGCTGGAACTATGGGAAATGGTATTGCACATACCTTTGCTCAATTCGGATATACTGTTCAACTTATTGATATTTCTCAAACTGCTTTAAATAAAGGTATTGCTACGATTACCAAAAATTTAGACCGAATGCTTGGTAAAGAGAAAATATCCGAAGAAGATAAAAAAAATACCTTACAAAATATTTCAACACATACTTCTATCAAAAAAGGCGTTCAAAATGCCGATTTAGTGGTAGAAGCTGCTACCGAAAACCTAGCGTTGAAATTAAAAATATTTAAAGAATTAGACGAAGTTTGCCCTGAAAAAACCATTTTAGCAAGCAATACTTCTTCTATTTCTATTACACAAATTGCAGCGGTTACCAACAGACCCGAAAAAGTAATTGGTATGCACTTTATGAACCCTGTGCCGATTATGAAATTGGTAGAAATTATCAGCGGTTACAATACTGCTGATGATGTATTGAATTTCACTGTTGATTTATCTAAAAAAATAGGAAAAACACCTGTTAAAGTAAACGATTACCCAGGTTTTGTAGCAAATCGTATTTTAATGCCAATGCTTAACGAAGCTATTGAAACCTTGTACAATGGTGTTGCTGGTGTTGCTGAAATTGATACGGTAATGAAGCTCGGAATGGCACACCCCATGGGGCCGCTACAACTAGCTGATTTTATTGGTTTAGATGTTTGTTTATCTATATTAAACGTATTGTATGACGGCTTTAAAAAGCCTAAATATGCGCCCTGCCCTTTATTAGTGAATATGGTTAATGCAGGAAAATTAGGTGTAAAATCGGGTGAAGGTTTTTATGATTATTCAGAAAATAGAAAGGCAGAAAAAGTTGCTAAAATGTTTTTATAA
- a CDS encoding fibronectin type III domain-containing protein, whose amino-acid sequence MKKKLTFTPSLSIQSFILFFFIALSSLTSCSEEEQEDRSIFINSIDAENIQFNSTTLKWYSSISGEKTTAVFDIYLNDKLIKKGYEKNSFELSNLTPNTQYSGKIIGRTNFDTNVEKIFSFTTADYPDPLSFNVLATKITSESAVITWKTPKTLDQATLTYSIYVNGEVKKENIAENTAGNFYKITDLAPYKEYIIRVIATTDKNKQTFKEISFNALATSFQELTLTSKNITQTAANIDWNVSTVNYLDANIITYDIYLNGTLVIENTTETTHLLQNLTPNKYYTAKVIAKLKNGDSIPKKIEFKTLGTPPSDFTVSLKGEAQPNWTEIQWTIPTVADDVSFKYNLYLNDEIIEHDILSFIDNRTLPDLKEASQYTLKLVAIADNGTETFSNTITFKTITYPKINGDLILNFSNNLGTSAIAYWTPVSYTHNNENKKVYYNISIKELNNYDDSTTELSRYLNNLKPNTSYTVRIKATVSDSGFNNYIASKTIEKIITTAQDYPLHPTIKITEAILYAKNSTYFPGQIRVKFSEKISDIDVKTFFASTMFMNNFQTYSSSILSNKLSNSKYDYIVNNFGGNVIVNQGYVVFNDAGKTYRIPYSFHIDSN is encoded by the coding sequence ATGAAAAAAAAATTAACCTTCACACCAAGTTTATCAATACAATCTTTTATTTTATTCTTTTTTATAGCTTTAAGCTCCTTAACTTCTTGTTCGGAAGAAGAGCAAGAAGACCGCTCAATATTTATCAATAGTATTGATGCTGAAAATATTCAATTTAACAGCACAACGCTTAAATGGTATTCAAGTATTTCAGGAGAAAAAACGACAGCAGTTTTTGATATTTATTTAAATGATAAATTAATTAAAAAAGGGTATGAAAAGAACTCTTTTGAATTATCTAACTTAACGCCAAACACTCAATATTCGGGTAAAATTATCGGAAGAACTAATTTCGATACCAACGTTGAAAAAATATTTTCTTTTACAACCGCCGATTATCCTGATCCTTTATCTTTTAATGTTTTAGCCACCAAAATAACTTCTGAAAGTGCGGTTATTACCTGGAAAACACCTAAAACATTAGATCAAGCAACTTTAACCTATAGCATTTATGTTAATGGTGAAGTTAAAAAAGAGAATATTGCCGAAAATACCGCTGGAAACTTCTATAAAATAACCGATTTAGCTCCTTATAAAGAATATATTATACGAGTTATTGCTACAACTGATAAAAATAAACAAACATTTAAAGAAATTAGCTTTAATGCTTTGGCAACCAGTTTTCAAGAACTTACATTAACTTCTAAAAATATTACACAAACAGCAGCGAATATTGATTGGAATGTTTCAACGGTCAATTATTTAGATGCTAATATTATTACTTATGATATTTATTTAAACGGAACCTTAGTTATTGAAAACACTACTGAAACAACACATCTTTTACAAAACTTAACACCGAATAAATATTATACCGCTAAAGTAATTGCCAAGCTAAAAAATGGCGATTCAATACCTAAAAAGATTGAATTTAAAACCTTAGGAACACCTCCTTCTGATTTTACAGTGTCATTAAAAGGAGAAGCTCAACCGAATTGGACGGAAATTCAATGGACAATACCAACCGTTGCTGATGATGTTTCGTTTAAATATAACCTTTATTTAAATGATGAAATTATTGAACATGATATTTTATCATTCATTGATAACCGTACACTTCCTGACTTAAAAGAAGCTAGTCAATATACGCTTAAATTAGTTGCAATTGCCGATAACGGAACAGAAACTTTTTCGAATACTATTACATTTAAAACCATAACTTACCCTAAAATAAATGGTGATTTAATACTTAATTTTAGTAATAATTTAGGAACTTCGGCCATTGCTTATTGGACACCTGTTAGCTATACTCATAATAATGAAAACAAAAAAGTTTATTATAATATATCAATAAAAGAATTAAATAATTATGATGACTCTACTACTGAATTAAGCCGTTACTTAAACAATTTAAAGCCCAACACAAGCTATACAGTTCGTATAAAAGCAACTGTTAGTGATAGCGGTTTTAATAATTACATCGCTTCAAAAACAATAGAAAAAATAATTACAACAGCCCAAGATTATCCATTACACCCAACTATAAAAATTACAGAGGCTATTTTATATGCTAAAAACAGCACCTATTTCCCTGGTCAAATTAGGGTTAAATTTTCAGAAAAAATCAGTGATATTGATGTGAAAACTTTTTTTGCTTCTACCATGTTTATGAATAATTTTCAAACCTACTCTTCTTCTATTTTAAGTAATAAATTATCTAACAGTAAATATGATTATATCGTAAATAATTTTGGAGGTAATGTTATTGTAAACCAAGGTTATGTTGTATTTAATGATGCTGGAAAAACATACCGAATTCCATATAGTTTTCATATAGATAGTAATTAA
- a CDS encoding Gfo/Idh/MocA family protein: MLKAGVLGAGHLGKIHLRLLQESEKYELVGFYDPFTENAKKVAQEFGYKLFNSIEELIDAVDVIDIVTPTLSHFDCAQKAIEKGKHIFIEKPITSTVQEAEAIRTLASQYHIKGQVGHVERFNPAFTAVKNMINTPMFIETHRLAEFNPRGTDVPVVLDLMIHDIDIILSVVQSKVKSVHASGIAVISDTPDIANARIEFENGCVANLTASRISMKNMRKSRFFQKDAYISVDFLEKKSEVVKMKEVPENPDEFAMILQNAEGVKKQIYFDNPNVIKNNAILDELESFANAINNETTPIVSLRQGTEALRVAHMIINCFKK, translated from the coding sequence ATGTTAAAAGCTGGAGTTTTAGGTGCAGGTCATTTAGGTAAAATTCACTTGCGTTTGTTGCAAGAATCTGAAAAATATGAATTAGTAGGATTTTACGATCCTTTTACTGAAAATGCTAAAAAAGTAGCTCAAGAATTTGGCTACAAACTTTTTAATTCTATTGAAGAATTAATAGATGCCGTAGATGTTATCGATATCGTTACCCCAACATTATCTCATTTTGACTGCGCTCAAAAGGCTATAGAAAAAGGAAAGCATATTTTTATTGAAAAACCAATTACAAGCACCGTACAAGAAGCCGAAGCCATTCGAACATTAGCAAGTCAATATCATATTAAAGGACAGGTTGGGCATGTAGAGCGTTTTAACCCTGCTTTTACTGCAGTAAAAAACATGATAAACACACCAATGTTTATTGAAACTCATCGATTAGCCGAATTTAATCCTCGAGGAACTGACGTGCCTGTAGTATTAGATTTAATGATTCATGATATTGATATTATTTTATCTGTAGTACAATCAAAAGTGAAAAGTGTACATGCTAGTGGTATTGCCGTAATTTCTGATACCCCTGATATTGCCAATGCACGTATTGAATTTGAAAATGGTTGTGTTGCTAATTTAACTGCAAGCAGAATTTCAATGAAAAACATGCGTAAAAGTAGGTTTTTTCAAAAAGATGCCTATATTTCTGTTGACTTTTTAGAGAAAAAATCCGAAGTGGTAAAAATGAAAGAAGTTCCTGAAAACCCTGATGAATTTGCTATGATTTTACAAAATGCCGAAGGTGTTAAAAAGCAAATTTATTTTGACAATCCTAACGTTATTAAAAACAATGCCATTTTAGATGAATTAGAATCATTTGCAAATGCTATTAATAATGAAACAACTCCTATTGTTTCTTTACGCCAAGGAACCGAAGCATTACGCGTAGCTCACATGATTATTAACTGCTTTAAAAAATAA